One genomic window of Blastopirellula retiformator includes the following:
- a CDS encoding DinB family protein, translating into MPRTLIDQAIRWLAYEQDAHTKTLASLAEVPDDKQNEPEFKKAIRILAHLAVSRHKWMVRLGRALEMHTNFFPDDWTLETLAGELAASHQLWEGYLGSLEEDAELEEYFEYESSDAGPCRSKMGDVVTQLFGHSWYHRGQVAMLVKSLGGQPATTDFIYWSREIIA; encoded by the coding sequence ATGCCGCGCACCCTGATCGATCAAGCGATTCGTTGGCTTGCCTACGAACAAGACGCCCACACCAAGACCTTGGCCTCGCTGGCGGAAGTCCCGGACGATAAGCAGAACGAGCCGGAGTTCAAAAAGGCGATTCGGATCCTGGCGCACCTGGCCGTTTCGCGGCACAAGTGGATGGTCCGACTCGGCCGGGCGCTCGAGATGCATACCAACTTCTTCCCCGACGACTGGACGCTAGAAACGCTGGCCGGCGAACTGGCGGCGTCGCACCAACTGTGGGAAGGCTATCTCGGCAGCCTGGAAGAGGACGCCGAACTGGAAGAGTACTTTGAATACGAAAGCAGCGACGCCGGACCTTGCCGCAGCAAGATGGGAGACGTCGTCACGCAACTCTTCGGCCACTCGTGGTACCACCGCGGCCAGGTGGCAATGCTGGTCAAATCGCTCGGCGGCCAGCCGGCGACGACCGATTTTATCTATTGGTCGCGGGAGATTATTGCGTAG
- a CDS encoding outer membrane protein assembly factor BamB family protein produces the protein MRHYFFFLALVLPVTWACSPPPPVEEVRTSGPLASVAPPISVSAADWPWWRGETHNNHAVGPTPPTEISAKTVIWGTEVPGKGHSTPVLLGETLYLTTADESAHTQSLLAYDAQTGDQLWSLPVHEGKFMPMHSKNTQASATPATDGTNIFTTFMVDDGIWATAVSPEGEIVWQTKAGPFHSQHGYGSSPLIYDSLLIIQADCKGSGFVAAIDRLSGKIVWRTSRPDGNSYGTPTLGKIGGQDQLILCGQDRLVGYDPQTGKQIWSYSGLSETTANTPTAVGDTVYISGGYPDHFVMAIDVNDIGELEYSDVIWEDRKKVYVPSLLVDGEYVYAVGDDGVAVCYDSATGKSHWKKRLGGGFSASPTLAGDLIYIPNEQGEMFVLKAGDKFEQVSSGKLQGGGFASPVIVDGRIYWRTTTHLYCLGGK, from the coding sequence ATGCGACATTATTTTTTCTTTCTGGCCCTGGTGCTGCCGGTCACTTGGGCATGTTCGCCTCCGCCGCCGGTCGAAGAAGTCCGCACCAGCGGCCCGCTGGCAAGCGTCGCTCCGCCGATCTCGGTTTCGGCCGCCGATTGGCCCTGGTGGCGAGGAGAAACGCATAACAATCACGCTGTGGGACCAACTCCGCCGACCGAGATCAGCGCCAAGACGGTAATCTGGGGCACAGAAGTTCCGGGAAAAGGACACTCCACCCCTGTCTTATTGGGGGAGACGCTCTATTTAACTACGGCCGACGAGTCGGCCCATACGCAGTCGCTGCTCGCTTATGACGCTCAGACCGGCGACCAGCTCTGGTCGTTGCCGGTGCATGAAGGAAAATTCATGCCGATGCACTCCAAAAACACCCAGGCCTCGGCGACGCCGGCGACCGACGGAACCAACATTTTCACCACGTTCATGGTCGACGACGGCATCTGGGCGACCGCCGTTTCGCCGGAAGGCGAAATCGTCTGGCAGACCAAGGCGGGCCCCTTCCACAGTCAGCATGGCTACGGTAGTTCGCCCTTGATCTACGATTCGCTGCTGATCATTCAGGCCGACTGCAAAGGAAGCGGCTTTGTCGCGGCGATCGATCGCCTCAGCGGCAAGATCGTCTGGCGCACGTCTCGTCCCGACGGCAACAGCTATGGCACGCCGACCCTCGGCAAGATTGGCGGCCAAGACCAACTGATCCTGTGCGGGCAAGATCGTCTGGTCGGCTATGACCCGCAAACCGGCAAACAGATCTGGTCCTACTCAGGCTTGTCCGAAACGACCGCCAACACCCCGACCGCGGTCGGCGACACGGTCTACATCAGCGGCGGCTATCCCGATCACTTTGTGATGGCGATCGACGTCAACGACATCGGCGAACTCGAATATTCCGACGTGATCTGGGAAGATCGCAAGAAGGTCTACGTACCGTCGCTACTGGTCGACGGCGAGTATGTGTACGCCGTGGGGGACGACGGAGTTGCCGTCTGTTATGACTCGGCCACCGGAAAGTCGCATTGGAAGAAACGCCTGGGGGGCGGTTTTAGCGCTTCGCCCACGCTGGCCGGCGACCTGATTTACATCCCCAACGAGCAAGGGGAAATGTTCGTCTTGAAGGCGGGCGACAAGTTCGAGCAGGTTTCGTCCGGCAAACTTCAAGGGGGCGGATTCGCCAGCCCGGTGATCGTCGACGGGCGAATCTACTGGCGAACCACCACGCATCTGTATTGTCTTGGCGGAAAATAG
- a CDS encoding tetratricopeptide repeat protein: MFTLTRWFAPLVVLMIAAPLWAQAKGQADLDKAVDLKLSAESVDDLEKVISLSESALKQGLSPDDELFAKQLLTSVLYQRAQTIASGIFERQPPVAQWKELRDRALADANRALKVDPALGEMQLLKSRLLLLPDGDKDEAKKALDAAIENLKEDDRQLSKAIMMSATLEDDPKLQIEKLTRAIKTDADNVDALKLRGVLYMQQEDFEKASADLKLVMEKNPNDVASLQAYADTLAGMKKFDEAIALLDKTVAEHPGSPVGYLLRARLKILAEDAEGAIEDIDQVLAFIPRSIPALMMRARLYVELDRPADAEQDLDRILSIEANLPDAIILRSVVLTQQGKFDQAIKDLESLLQRDPNNEAILIQIGMVYNSDDQPRKAIQVFETVLKKAPDSWQAISGKANAQLSIGAQKEAIEGYEAALKLQPNDDHILNNLAWVLATSPDDSLRNGERSLELAKKACEETNYEAPHILSTLAAAHAETGNFDEAKKWAQKAVDQGTDEDIIGHLKEELASYEAKKPWREKQETQEKEGVEIMPPAAEEKPVKTMDEDAIAPDADKQAAE; the protein is encoded by the coding sequence ATGTTCACGCTAACTCGCTGGTTCGCGCCGTTGGTCGTGCTGATGATCGCCGCGCCGCTATGGGCGCAAGCCAAAGGTCAAGCTGATCTCGACAAAGCGGTCGATCTAAAGTTGTCGGCGGAATCGGTGGATGACCTGGAAAAGGTGATCAGCCTCAGCGAATCCGCCTTGAAGCAAGGTTTGTCGCCAGACGACGAGTTATTCGCCAAGCAACTGCTGACGTCGGTGTTGTATCAACGCGCTCAGACGATCGCCTCCGGCATCTTCGAACGCCAACCGCCGGTCGCCCAGTGGAAAGAACTTCGCGATCGCGCCTTGGCCGACGCCAACCGCGCGTTGAAGGTCGATCCGGCCTTGGGCGAAATGCAATTGCTGAAGTCGCGGCTCTTGCTGTTGCCCGACGGCGACAAGGACGAAGCGAAAAAGGCGCTCGATGCGGCGATCGAAAATCTGAAAGAAGATGATCGACAGCTCTCCAAAGCGATCATGATGTCGGCCACCTTGGAAGACGATCCGAAGCTGCAGATCGAAAAGCTGACCCGCGCCATCAAGACCGATGCGGACAACGTCGACGCCCTCAAACTGCGCGGCGTGCTTTACATGCAGCAGGAAGACTTCGAGAAAGCCTCGGCCGACTTGAAGCTGGTGATGGAAAAGAACCCGAACGACGTCGCCTCGCTGCAGGCCTACGCCGACACGCTGGCCGGGATGAAGAAGTTTGATGAAGCGATCGCCCTGCTCGACAAGACGGTCGCCGAACATCCCGGTTCGCCGGTCGGCTACTTGCTGCGAGCCCGGCTGAAGATTCTGGCCGAAGACGCCGAAGGAGCGATCGAAGACATCGACCAGGTGTTGGCCTTCATTCCTCGTTCGATTCCGGCCTTGATGATGCGGGCTCGCCTGTACGTCGAACTCGATCGTCCGGCCGATGCCGAGCAAGACCTTGATCGTATTCTGAGTATCGAAGCGAATCTGCCTGACGCGATCATTCTGCGAAGCGTCGTGCTGACGCAGCAGGGCAAGTTTGATCAGGCGATCAAAGACCTCGAATCGCTGCTGCAGCGCGATCCGAACAACGAGGCGATCTTGATTCAGATCGGCATGGTCTACAATTCCGATGATCAGCCCCGCAAGGCGATTCAGGTTTTTGAAACGGTGCTGAAGAAGGCGCCCGATAGCTGGCAGGCGATCAGCGGCAAAGCCAACGCGCAACTTTCGATCGGCGCCCAAAAGGAAGCGATCGAAGGATACGAAGCGGCGCTGAAGCTGCAGCCGAACGACGATCACATCTTGAACAACCTGGCTTGGGTCTTGGCGACTTCGCCTGACGATTCGCTCCGCAATGGCGAGCGTTCGCTAGAGCTGGCGAAGAAGGCCTGCGAAGAGACCAACTACGAAGCGCCCCACATTCTAAGCACGCTGGCCGCCGCGCACGCCGAAACGGGCAACTTTGACGAAGCGAAGAAGTGGGCTCAGAAGGCGGTCGACCAAGGAACCGACGAAGACATCATCGGTCACCTGAAAGAAGAGTTGGCCAGCTACGAAGCGAAAAAGCCGTGGCGAGAAAAGCAAGAGACGCAAGAGAAGGAAGGCGTCGAAATCATGCCGCCGGCCGCTGAGGAAAAGCCGGTGAAGACGATGGATGAAGACGCGATCGCTCCGGACGCCGACAAGCAGGCGGCCGAGTAA
- a CDS encoding 4a-hydroxytetrahydrobiopterin dehydratase, with protein sequence MEILESNQLVQKKCKPCEGGVDPCTLNEANDQLTKLNGWTLTKDGQRIRKDWTVKNFMAGMNFFNQVAEVAESDGHHPDLHIEGYRNVWIEIWTHAIGGLSENDFILAAKIDKLPVDLK encoded by the coding sequence ATGGAAATCCTCGAATCGAACCAACTGGTTCAAAAGAAATGCAAACCGTGCGAAGGGGGAGTGGATCCCTGCACGCTCAATGAAGCCAACGACCAACTGACCAAGCTCAACGGTTGGACCTTAACCAAAGATGGTCAGCGGATTCGCAAAGACTGGACGGTCAAAAACTTCATGGCCGGCATGAATTTCTTCAATCAAGTCGCCGAAGTGGCCGAAAGCGACGGGCATCATCCCGATCTGCATATCGAAGGATATCGCAACGTCTGGATCGAGATCTGGACGCACGCCATTGGCGGTTTGAGCGAAAACGACTTCATTTTGGCGGCCAAAATCGACAAATTGCCGGTCGATTTGAAGTAA
- a CDS encoding BPL-N domain-containing protein, with protein sequence MLADSFNAATVFPEESGQDCIRVAVYDDKGAISSSGHGPAWLQAQLVADTKLMAQLVSREDILQGALNHADVLVVGGGHSNSQAKHLGESGRAAVQDFVRAGGGYVGICAGAFLATQPKDKYPYLGLMKVKSNGNSGSFVTPLQWSRCPLVESDTKEDAKYSGGPKLTLLDPTSVTVWASFDAATKTDPKGKAFRLSGTPAVVASNYGQGRLVCFSPHCERRPTDGSVFQKAVRWVAAAAPSEANDSSLSATNLPLK encoded by the coding sequence ATGTTGGCTGACAGCTTCAATGCGGCGACAGTGTTTCCCGAAGAAAGTGGACAGGACTGTATTCGAGTCGCCGTCTACGACGATAAGGGGGCGATCAGTTCCAGTGGTCATGGCCCGGCTTGGCTGCAAGCTCAGCTTGTGGCTGACACAAAGCTAATGGCGCAGCTTGTCTCTCGGGAAGATATTTTGCAGGGGGCTCTGAACCATGCCGATGTGTTGGTGGTTGGAGGGGGACATTCCAATTCGCAAGCCAAGCATCTGGGAGAATCTGGCAGGGCTGCAGTGCAAGACTTTGTTCGTGCTGGGGGGGGCTACGTCGGTATTTGTGCAGGGGCATTTCTTGCGACTCAGCCCAAAGACAAGTATCCCTACCTTGGATTGATGAAGGTGAAGTCCAACGGAAACTCGGGGTCATTTGTAACGCCGCTACAGTGGAGCCGTTGCCCACTGGTCGAATCGGATACCAAAGAAGACGCAAAGTACTCGGGGGGGCCGAAGTTAACCTTGCTGGACCCGACCAGCGTCACGGTGTGGGCAAGCTTTGATGCCGCGACCAAGACCGACCCGAAGGGAAAAGCCTTTCGCTTGTCCGGTACGCCGGCGGTGGTCGCGTCAAATTACGGCCAAGGAAGGCTAGTTTGCTTTAGTCCACATTGCGAACGCCGGCCAACCGACGGATCCGTGTTCCAAAAAGCGGTTCGTTGGGTGGCAGCTGCAGCGCCCTCAGAGGCGAACGATTCATCCTTGTCGGCAACGAACTTGCCACTAAAATGA
- a CDS encoding immunity 22 family protein, protein MREDGFVSLWLGVAPDADALSDYVALTYDEDGEVIPSLFMREFDLPYWDEDFREADTIDGPSDSVAEVLSGFSYNSQLIEQFQRMLGESLTFPVNAAVLLYNFNHQSPTVTQSDGAIQLRFVGVAKYSA, encoded by the coding sequence ATGCGAGAAGACGGATTTGTTTCACTGTGGTTAGGCGTCGCACCTGATGCAGATGCTCTAAGCGACTACGTTGCGTTGACCTATGATGAAGATGGCGAGGTGATCCCATCTCTGTTCATGCGGGAATTCGACCTACCCTACTGGGACGAAGACTTCCGAGAAGCTGACACAATAGATGGCCCGAGCGACTCTGTAGCCGAAGTGTTGTCTGGCTTTTCGTATAATTCGCAGCTAATCGAGCAGTTTCAACGTATGCTGGGGGAGTCGCTGACGTTTCCTGTGAATGCCGCTGTGCTTCTCTACAACTTCAATCACCAGTCTCCCACCGTTACTCAATCGGACGGGGCGATTCAATTGCGTTTCGTGGGCGTTGCAAAGTACTCAGCCTGA
- a CDS encoding DUF6386 family protein, with protein MQSADFVTDTSTLCIFDLESLRHRLDDDSDWWTVPDEELLEVNNGNIAFIGLGEDGKYCLEVCESLVETDISINLNCPSGRLFIGAGEEVTGEGLEPEALRGGMFLDLSPGIYRLAIYRKSPRLVAICFEQTSDGGENKFTTPVQI; from the coding sequence ATGCAATCCGCTGACTTTGTTACCGACACTTCGACGTTATGCATTTTTGACCTCGAATCCTTGCGGCATCGACTTGATGACGATAGCGATTGGTGGACTGTGCCAGATGAAGAGTTGCTGGAAGTCAATAACGGCAACATCGCTTTTATTGGACTTGGCGAAGACGGAAAATACTGTCTGGAAGTGTGTGAGTCGTTGGTGGAGACGGACATTTCTATCAATCTCAATTGTCCGAGCGGACGACTGTTTATCGGCGCAGGCGAGGAGGTCACCGGAGAGGGGTTAGAACCAGAAGCATTGAGGGGAGGCATGTTTCTGGACTTAAGTCCCGGAATCTACCGACTTGCGATTTATCGAAAATCGCCGCGACTAGTCGCGATATGCTTTGAGCAAACATCAGACGGCGGTGAAAATAAGTTTACAACTCCCGTCCAAATCTAG
- the infA gene encoding translation initiation factor IF-1, translated as MAKKEEALEVDGTVTQALANTRFRVQLDDGPLVMAHVAGKMRKHFIRIVPGDRVRVELSPYDLTKGRIVFRER; from the coding sequence ATGGCTAAAAAAGAAGAAGCCCTCGAAGTTGACGGCACGGTGACGCAAGCCTTGGCCAATACGCGATTTCGCGTCCAATTGGACGACGGACCGTTGGTGATGGCGCACGTCGCCGGCAAGATGCGGAAGCACTTTATTCGTATCGTTCCGGGCGACCGCGTTCGCGTGGAGCTTTCCCCCTACGATTTGACCAAGGGTCGCATCGTCTTCCGCGAACGTTAA
- a CDS encoding FHA domain-containing protein, translating to MIATNKQFTLTAAASRKAHVLRLEVIGGELDSQEMSLALPARIGRGDSASLQLKHPLVAEEHCDILVRGDEILVRDLGSENGTFVNRDRIDLAQWAPGQLLTIGDVTFRAIVD from the coding sequence ATGATCGCAACCAACAAACAATTCACTCTAACCGCCGCCGCTTCCAGGAAGGCCCATGTCCTTCGTCTGGAAGTAATTGGCGGCGAACTCGACTCGCAAGAGATGTCGCTGGCGTTGCCGGCGCGCATCGGCCGCGGAGATAGCGCTAGCTTGCAACTGAAGCACCCGCTGGTCGCCGAAGAGCATTGCGACATTCTGGTTCGTGGCGACGAGATCCTGGTCCGCGACCTTGGTTCGGAGAACGGCACGTTCGTCAATCGCGATCGTATCGATCTGGCCCAATGGGCGCCCGGCCAACTGCTGACCATCGGCGACGTCACCTTCCGCGCGATCGTCGACTAA
- a CDS encoding FkbM family methyltransferase, giving the protein MAHTANPSTIKRVFRWFSGNKGAAPQAEEAVPQVEEGVNISERALKIRHFKMDVYEKLAATTILSQLPPLLDGAKNAIDVGGNVGHIAYFLAQHSKHVYTFEAVQVVYERLKNVSQLADNITVQHLAISDFCGEADFFVDHERLSNSGLHDVSGVNTSFKPSTTFRSTKTPVRSIDSLGIEDVGFIKVDVEGSELDVLRGAEATLEKYSPDLLLEIYEPFSKYPVADLFRFGFERGYDCYHYDNSSESGSLVRVTDEMDGVRAVQERHHLHDADFLFTKKSI; this is encoded by the coding sequence ATGGCCCACACCGCCAATCCGTCTACGATCAAACGCGTTTTCCGTTGGTTCAGCGGCAACAAAGGGGCGGCTCCTCAAGCTGAGGAAGCGGTCCCGCAAGTCGAGGAAGGGGTTAACATCTCTGAACGCGCGCTGAAGATTCGCCATTTCAAAATGGACGTCTACGAGAAATTGGCGGCAACGACGATTCTCAGCCAACTGCCGCCGCTGCTGGACGGCGCCAAGAACGCGATCGACGTCGGCGGAAACGTTGGGCACATCGCCTATTTTCTGGCTCAACACAGCAAACACGTTTACACCTTCGAGGCGGTGCAAGTCGTTTACGAACGCCTGAAGAACGTCTCGCAGCTTGCTGACAACATCACCGTTCAGCATTTGGCGATTTCCGACTTTTGCGGCGAAGCCGACTTCTTCGTCGATCACGAGCGGCTCTCGAACTCCGGCCTTCACGACGTCAGCGGCGTGAATACCTCATTCAAGCCGTCCACGACGTTTCGCTCGACCAAGACTCCGGTCAGGTCGATCGACTCGCTGGGCATCGAAGATGTCGGCTTCATCAAAGTCGATGTCGAAGGTTCGGAATTGGACGTGCTGCGCGGTGCCGAAGCGACGCTCGAGAAATACTCCCCCGACTTGCTGCTGGAAATCTATGAACCGTTCAGCAAATACCCTGTAGCCGATTTGTTCCGCTTTGGATTCGAACGCGGATACGACTGCTACCACTACGACAACAGCAGCGAATCAGGGTCGCTCGTTCGCGTGACCGACGAGATGGATGGCGTCCGTGCGGTGCAAGAACGCCACCATCTGCATGATGCCGATTTCCTCTTTACGAAAAAGAGTATTTAA
- a CDS encoding sulfotransferase family 2 domain-containing protein: protein MALGFSASSDWAFDRITGSAGKRILMSCASWGRRLELTETPIYSIIPQVFSQKTGSRFLDMAVYSNTHQFIFVHVPKNAGSTLIMNYRKKVAPDFLLGFEELNAELGYERDPALGNHFTYQMIKSLCDRHAVPIDYQNYFKFCVVRNPFERMVSLYQHRLRKIDATTNGVPRNSPEDKALLKKGFEAWLLTTQNVSDRVLTKMSQLDWIKDEAGAIVCDRVIDVRNYDQEIMETLETLRMPRIELDKFNVSAKDSSQYKSYYTASTRAHIEKYFAEDLDVLKYSFS from the coding sequence ATGGCATTGGGCTTCTCGGCGAGTTCGGATTGGGCCTTCGATCGTATCACGGGCTCGGCTGGGAAGCGAATTTTGATGAGTTGCGCTAGCTGGGGGAGGCGATTGGAATTGACAGAAACTCCCATTTATTCAATTATCCCCCAGGTATTTTCCCAAAAAACTGGCTCTAGGTTTTTAGATATGGCTGTTTACTCCAACACACACCAGTTCATTTTTGTTCACGTACCGAAGAACGCCGGAAGTACGTTGATCATGAACTACCGGAAAAAGGTTGCCCCAGACTTTCTGCTGGGATTTGAAGAGCTCAATGCGGAACTGGGCTACGAGCGAGATCCGGCGCTTGGAAACCACTTCACCTATCAAATGATTAAGAGTCTATGCGATCGACATGCGGTGCCGATCGACTACCAGAACTACTTCAAGTTTTGCGTGGTACGCAATCCCTTTGAACGGATGGTTTCGCTCTACCAGCATCGGCTACGGAAAATTGACGCCACGACCAACGGCGTTCCCCGCAATAGCCCAGAAGACAAGGCTCTGTTGAAAAAGGGCTTTGAGGCCTGGCTGCTGACGACCCAAAACGTGTCGGATCGCGTCCTGACGAAGATGTCGCAATTGGATTGGATCAAAGACGAAGCCGGCGCTATCGTGTGCGATCGCGTGATCGACGTCCGCAATTATGATCAAGAGATCATGGAAACGCTGGAGACGCTTCGCATGCCGCGGATCGAACTCGATAAGTTCAACGTGAGCGCCAAGGATTCGTCGCAGTATAAGTCGTATTATACCGCGTCGACCCGGGCTCACATTGAAAAGTACTTCGCCGAAGACCTCGACGTTCTTAAATACTCTTTTTCGTAA
- a CDS encoding thioredoxin domain-containing protein: MPSILRHLSLLSLLLISSPLAAQEPGDSPKRHANHLAGETSPYLLAHAHNPVDWRPWGEEALALAKQENKPIFLSIGYSSCHWCHVMEHESFSDEEIAKLLNENFVCIKVDREERPDIDHVYMTAVQILSRGAGGWPLSAFLTPEGKPFYGGTYWPARDGDREMPVGFLTVISRIAKLWDEREADLRTSADGLTNLIKEALRPRVALQPMQLDAKLLATTDAAIAESFDAEHGGFNFSADDANQPKFPEPATLQYLLARAQNGSAEAEKLLTVTLDGIAAGGIRDHIGGGLHRYSVDRFWRIPHFEKMLYDNAQLASLYAEAYQLTGKPHYRRVAEETCDFVLRELTGPQGEFYSSIDADSEGVEGKYYRWSQQELQDLLDPAELKLAKQVYGLGGTPNFEEHYFVPQLQAPIAELPQNLRLTPAEFESRLQALREKLLARRGQRVRPATDTKALTEWNGLMIAGLADAGRIFKRPDYIAAAERNADFLLANAKSPEGHLLRSYKDGQAKITAYVNDYAMLIDGLLALHEATGEQKRLDQAARLQAEQTERFGDTRLGGYCFTAENAEEVIVRGKIPNDDAIPSGNSVAAGNLLYLADKLEDAALREQAIATIRSGQTLLELAPAAAPRLLVAAEQVIRQSDAPDND, encoded by the coding sequence ATGCCATCCATCCTTCGACACCTCTCACTGTTGTCGCTACTACTGATCTCCTCTCCCCTTGCTGCGCAAGAACCGGGCGATTCGCCTAAGCGCCACGCCAATCACCTGGCCGGCGAGACGAGCCCCTACTTGCTTGCCCATGCCCACAACCCCGTTGATTGGCGCCCCTGGGGCGAAGAGGCGCTCGCCCTGGCGAAGCAGGAGAACAAGCCGATCTTCCTGTCGATTGGCTACTCGAGCTGCCACTGGTGCCACGTGATGGAGCACGAGAGCTTTAGCGATGAGGAGATCGCCAAGCTGCTGAACGAGAACTTCGTCTGCATCAAAGTCGATCGCGAGGAACGCCCCGACATCGATCACGTCTACATGACCGCCGTGCAGATCCTCTCCCGCGGCGCCGGGGGTTGGCCGCTATCGGCCTTTCTGACGCCGGAAGGCAAGCCGTTCTATGGCGGCACGTACTGGCCGGCGCGCGATGGCGACCGCGAGATGCCGGTCGGCTTTCTGACCGTCATCAGCCGGATCGCTAAGCTGTGGGACGAGCGAGAAGCCGACCTGCGCACCAGCGCCGACGGACTGACCAACTTGATCAAAGAGGCCCTGCGTCCGCGGGTAGCGCTGCAGCCAATGCAGCTGGACGCCAAGCTGCTGGCGACCACTGACGCGGCGATTGCCGAATCGTTTGACGCCGAACATGGCGGCTTCAACTTCTCGGCCGATGATGCCAACCAGCCGAAATTTCCGGAGCCTGCGACGCTGCAGTATCTGCTTGCCCGCGCTCAGAACGGTTCGGCCGAAGCGGAGAAGCTGCTGACCGTTACCCTCGATGGGATCGCGGCCGGCGGCATTCGTGATCACATCGGCGGCGGCCTGCATCGGTATAGCGTCGATCGCTTTTGGCGAATTCCACACTTCGAGAAGATGTTGTACGACAACGCCCAACTGGCGTCGCTCTACGCCGAAGCGTATCAACTGACCGGCAAGCCGCACTACCGCCGCGTCGCCGAAGAGACGTGCGACTTCGTCCTGCGCGAACTGACCGGACCGCAGGGAGAGTTCTACTCGTCCATCGACGCCGATAGCGAAGGGGTAGAAGGCAAATACTATCGATGGTCGCAACAAGAGCTACAGGACCTGCTCGACCCGGCCGAGTTGAAACTTGCCAAACAAGTCTACGGGCTCGGCGGCACGCCCAACTTTGAAGAACACTACTTCGTGCCGCAGCTCCAGGCGCCGATCGCCGAACTGCCGCAGAACTTAAGGCTGACCCCGGCTGAGTTTGAGTCTCGCCTCCAAGCGCTGCGTGAAAAGTTGTTGGCCAGGCGTGGCCAGCGCGTGCGGCCGGCGACCGATACCAAGGCGCTGACCGAATGGAACGGGCTGATGATCGCCGGCTTGGCCGACGCCGGGCGAATCTTCAAGCGGCCTGACTACATCGCGGCGGCCGAGCGGAACGCAGACTTCCTGTTGGCGAACGCCAAATCGCCCGAGGGGCATCTGCTCCGCAGTTATAAAGATGGCCAGGCGAAGATCACCGCCTACGTCAACGACTACGCAATGTTGATCGACGGTTTGCTCGCGCTGCACGAAGCGACCGGCGAGCAGAAGCGGCTCGACCAGGCGGCCCGGCTACAGGCGGAGCAGACCGAGCGATTTGGCGACACGCGACTCGGCGGCTATTGCTTTACCGCGGAGAACGCGGAAGAGGTGATCGTGCGGGGGAAGATCCCGAACGACGACGCCATCCCCAGCGGCAACTCGGTCGCCGCCGGCAACTTGCTCTACCTAGCCGACAAGCTAGAAGACGCCGCGCTGCGTGAGCAAGCGATCGCCACGATCCGCAGCGGCCAGACGTTGCTAGAACTGGCCCCAGCAGCCGCGCCCCGTTTGCTGGTCGCGGCCGAGCAGGTGATTCGCCAGAGCGATGCTCCCGACAACGACTAA